In Rosa rugosa chromosome 4, drRosRugo1.1, whole genome shotgun sequence, the genomic stretch TTTGatggggaaattctagtgtagtggtgggtatctcatacccacatttacaaaagtgagaacaaattttgttgtcaaagttgtaatttgagtcctactttgtgtaatcttagttctaataatggtaattacacctcttatgacattttacaagtttttgaacaaattcgttgtcaatattgtaataatggtaattacacctactttgtgtaatcttagttctaataatggtaattacacctcttatgacattttacaagtttttgaacaaattcgttgtcaatattgtaatcttagttctaataatagtaattacacctcttacgacatttttacaagcttttgaacaaatttgttgtcaatgttgtaatttttgtttaactatatgtaaatagtgtaaatgaatatggtaacttttgttctcaatgttgtaattttggttcaaatacttgtaaatttttgttcaaatagttgtaaatgagggtatctcatacccaccagtacactagcttgtctctTTTTGATGTATCAATATTCAATATTCAATATATGTACAAGACTTCTCCAAGTTATTTAGTAGAAACTTGTATGATAGAAGAGTTCATCGGTAGAGGAATTTTGCTTATAAAACTTACAGAGTATCTGTACCTCAATAGAAAACTGTGTAAGCCATAGGTGGTCAGATTTCTGTGTGCATGCCATACTGGTGTGTATAATAGAATTTTGCAAAAAATTATACCTTTCTTTAACTTACTTAAACAACAATGATTAAAGTCAAATAAAAATGATAAGTATTAACAATACAATAAGGTCAAAATGAGTTATTAAAGCTCATGATAAGATCAAATCTTAGGACTAAACTCATATCTATTATAAATTAAGTTCAAAGTAGAAGAAACTTCAGTCACACCCTTAGACTCTGTTTCTGTCAAATCCCCTCTTTTTATGCCTAATCCAATTCCCCTCTGCTAATAAACAAGATTTTAGATAGTCATTTCCCAAATGCAAAGCAAACCCACCAGAACCTTCCTCTAGTTAAATTTTCACTTCCCAAaacccctatataaacctccctTCACCACTCCTCTCTCTCTACTCTGTTTCAATGGCATCTCCTACTCCTCTGTTTCTAGTACTCTGTTTCACTTACTTCTCTGTCTCATTCTCCCAAACACTCTTCCTCCCCCTAACCCACTCCCTCTCCCAAACCCAATTCAACACCACCCACCACCTCCTCAAAGCCACTGCCACGCGCTCCGCCACCCGCTTccaccgccaccaacaccaCCGCAAAACCAACCAAGTCTCTCTCCCACTCGCTCCGGGAAGCGACTACACTCTCTCCTTCACTCTCGGCTCCACCCCTCCCCAGCCCATCTCCCTCTACATGGACACCGGCAGCGACCTCGTCTGGTTCCCCTGCTCTCCCTTCGAGTGCATTCTCTGCGAAGGCAAGCCCAACTCCTCCTTCCCCCCGCCCAAAATCCCCAAAAACGCCGCCGTTTCCTGCGACTCCCACTCCTGCTCCGCCGCGCACTCCGCCCTTAGTTCCCGCTCTCTCTGCGCCATAGCCAACTGTCCTCTCGAGTCCATTGAGCTCTCCGAGTGCTCCTCTTTCAAATGCCCGCCGTTTTATTATGCCTACGGCGACGGAAGCTTGATCTCCAAGCTTTTCAGATACAGCTTATCAATTCCCGTGTCAACTCCGTCGCTGATTCTTCCGAACTTCACTTTCGGGTGTTCCCATTCTGCCCTCGGTGAGCCTATTGGGGTTGCCGGCTTCGGCCGGGGACTGCTTTCTCTCCCGGCCCAGCTCGCCAAGTCCTCTCCCCAGCTCGGTAATCAGTTCTCTTACTGTTTGGTTTCTCACTCCTTTGACCAGGACCGAGTTCGGAAACCGAGTCCGCTCATTCTCGGCCGGTACGATCAGAAATCGGTTTATGGAGCTGATGAGTATATCTACACCTCCATGCTTTACAACCCGAAGCACCCCTATTTCTACTGTGTTGGTTTGGCCGGAATATCTGTCGGGAAAAGGGTTGTTCCGGCTCCGGAGTTTCTCAAAAGGGTCGATGAGAAAGGGAACGGTGGAGTTGTGGTGGACTCCGGGACGACGTTCACTATGTTGCCGCAGCGGTTCTATAACTCGTTGGTGGCCGAGTTCGACCGCCGAGTCGGACGAGTTCACAAGCGGGCGACTAAGGTTGAGGACGGAACCGGGCTCGGGCCGTGTTACTACTACGACGCCGTTGTGGAAGTTCCCGCCGTGACTCTGCATTTTGTAGGGAACAAATCCAGTGTGGTGCTGCCTAGGAAGAACTATTTTTACGAGTTTACGGACGGTGGCGATGGGGTGGGGAGGAAGCGGAAAGTGGGGTGTTGGATGTTGATGAACGGTGGCGATGAGAAGGACTCGGGCGGTGGGCCCGGGGCCATTTTTGGGAATTACCAGCAGCAAGGGTTTGAGGTGGTTTATGATTTGGAGAAGCACAGGGTTGGATTTGCAAAGAGGCAGTGTTCATTGCTTTGGGACAATCTCAACCAGAGGTAGAGGGGTTGACTTTTGCTCTGAGGTCAACGGGTGTTGAATTTATGGTGGGTTTGACCGCACGTGTGGGTGGTTCCTCGTAAACGGGTCAGGTTTTCGGGTAATCAGGCGGGTTCGGGCTAATGGGTTTCTAGTACATTTGTAAATTGGGGAGGTTTCTTTCAAGTGGTGCACTTCATCCTTTGCATTTTCTGCTAGAAAATGTACACATGTAAATTGTTTATGTAAGAGGTTTTGTTGTTGGAGATGCAAAAGATGAAGTGCACACAAAAATGTGTAATGTTTGAACTCTGAAGATGAATATGACTGAAGTGAATTCTTTACTTGTTTTGTGCGCATATAGTGAACTGGCTTATATATACTTTGCATTAGCTTTAAGCAAGGAGAGCTAAATTTGCAATTAGGGATTTGATTTGGTTCAAGATTTGGGCAATAAAAAGAGGAAGCTTAGGTGGGGGAGGAGCTTGTCTGATTCGATTTGCTATGCTCACTTCTCAATGCAGTTGGGCATAGGCCATAGGACACCGAGTTAAGAGAGGTGGACGCACCATAAATATCGTAGTAATTAATATTGCTTGTTAATGTAGTTCGTTCACCATTGCTCAGATAATTTAGGGTACTCTGATATTTTCTGGCCTTGAGGCTCCGACTGTTTTGGCCATTGGCCGTGCCTGAGTTTGATATTTAAGGAGGATTGAAACTTCGTTTAAGCATGCAGATCAACAAGGTCATCCGATTGTTCAATTGAGCGATGTACATAtctaatttattaaaaaaaaaatgtgatatTACATATTTGGACCAATTTTAGAGGCGGATAAAATATTTTCAATGTTTTGCAATTTCGGActttgtttttgtatttttgagAAAAGCCAATTAATTCTTATATCAGGAAACTTAAATACGTTTTCTTTAGTTAGTATATCAAGTGATGCTCTATGTTTTACAGCTCACGTTCTTTTTTTGTGGGGATCTCTCTTTCTAACATCTCTTTCAGGAAgttaattaaagaagaaaaaaacaaaaaacaaaaaaaacaaacgaACTCTCAAGTTTAGGTTGAGGCTTAGGATTTTTGTTTTAGTGCTTTTCAACTTATGTCGATTCTTTGAACAATGAGTGTCTATGGGATGTTTGTtgtatttctttcctttttgtGGCAAAACAAACCTCATTTTGGCTACTTGCTAGAATAAAAAATTTAAGTCCTAGTTAAATATTTTTGAGACTCCTTAAATGTGTATTCACTTCTGTTGTGTCATGTTGCTCTCAGTGGTGATAATATCTCCTACTTGGATATTTTTGGGagaaaatttttcaaacagTATCCGAACTTAGACCGACTCCTAACTTCAGTACCCAactatgcaaaactatcactttggtatcCCAAATTTGAAGCCCGACCTAACAATGGTACACGCCGTCCATAACGGCGTTAACTAGCTAACCACGTGGCATATTTTGAGGGGTAATTCggtccaacttttttttttaaatttaattaaaaaaaaaatttgagaccAATTTTTTGGTCTCACCAATAACACATGTCCCTACGCGAGCTCTGGCCAAGATGACCAAGAGCGAAGAAGCCATCACTGCCGACCTCCAAGGCCTCTCCAACAAGGAGATCGggagaccaaaaacaaaaagaaagagagagagagagagagagagagagagagtgctcTCTGACCCGAACACCAGCCGCGACCCGAGAAAGAAACCCGACTGGAGGGATgacgtccggccaccccacgaagGCGCACAACCACCATTCCCTTCGTCTCTGTGTCGCCTACGTCCCTGTGCCTTTGAATCATTCATGCATTGAACGGAGAAGGAGCAACGACGACTGGAAGCTCCGAGACTTCTCCGGCGAGCTCTGCAATTCCCGGCGATTCCGACCACCATTTTGGCTACATGTGGTATGAAATCTCATCTCCTCATCAGGCCCAACAAGCCTGTGcaattattttttgaatttgatcggGTTTTAATgacttggtttctgggtttggtcTCGGGCAGCCGTGTTCTTGGACACCGGCGACATTTCCGGCTATTCTCAACTCATTCCTGCCTAGTTTCTGGTTCAACTGCTTCTCTGGACGAGGTCTGACCTTGCGTGGGAATTAAACTCCGAAGATTTTTGGGTTGTGGTCATTAAGGCTTGAATACTAGTTCATCATGAACTTCCAATCACAAGCTGACAAAACCCAGATGAAGGAGacgaggagaagaagaagggatcTGCTAAAGAGGCAGCCATTTGGTCATTGATGTGTGTTTGTGTGATACGAAGCTTTACCAGAATAAAAaaggactctctctctctctgtctctctttctctctctttctctgtgcAACAAGCTAGGGTTTACGAATTTCACAGAGAAATTAATAAAGCCATGAAGAATTTGGTTGTGTATTGTGTTTGTGAACTGCGATTCCATGGATGTTGGGATTTCTTGGGTTATGGTTTGAGTtagtggtggtggaggaggtggaggAAGTGGAGGAGTTGGTATCGGTGCTatgatttgggtggaatttttgaatttgggtttgaccgagagagtgagagtgaatTTGGATTGAAATGACCCAATTACCCTTCAGGTATTGTCACGTGGCTGGGCTCTTAACACTGTTATGGACGGTGTGTACCGTTCTTGGGTCGGGCTTTAAATttggggtaccaaagtgatagttttgcatagtcgggTACTGAAGTTAGGAGTCGGCTTAAATTCGGATActgtttgaaaaattttctctatttttggtCATAATTGCATCTAAATATAGTCCAAGGGGGTTGCTAATTGATTCGTCATATATGCCCCATCAAAGTTAATGTACAATAATACATGATGTGTGCGTCCTGGTTTTGTTTGTGGTGATCGACGATGATGAAGATATAGCCTAATAATGTACAAGGCCGCCTTTAAGGGCTCTCTCAATTCATGGCGTGGAGCCTCAGCCAAGTAATGAATAAAGGGCATGgagcagctagctagctagctaggtcatCGAGGATCTGAATCTTTTCTACTCTGATTAGACCACTCATCCCCACAATGAATTGCGACCTACGTTATATGGCTTATTGTAGTTGGACGTAGTCTCTATCTCAACGAAGGCATGGAGTGCCCATGATGTGGATTGCACCCTCTGCAAAGTCTAGGCCATATACTTGGTTCGACCATTACTAAGGCAATCATAATGAATATGCATAATGACACCTTACCAGATCTATATATATACTGCTCGAGAAATGAATAATAGTACGTACAAGATTGAGCTAATAAGTCGTGTGAAACTGTGAATTAGTATTTTAATACTAAACTCACTAAGTAGTAGCTGTGTATCGTATACATGTATATGTTGTAGTGCAGACAATGTATTGTCGGGATTGTGTGATTTGATATAAATCAGGATGCAGAAATGATAAAGTCTACCGGCATCTGAAATGAGATACAACAACATAAAAAATATAAGTGGTTGAATTATTCCTAATAATTCTGAGACATTTTGAGATAAAATTTTGCACTCATTGACGTTAAGGTAATTAAGTGGGGACAATATCAATACTCTTTATGAGAGTAAACCATAATGTTTCCGAAACAACACGATATCAAACTTTCGAACCCTCCTAGTAGCCGGCCGGCTACCACCGGAAAATTAAGCCGGTGGTGTTGTACAGAAATTGACCTCATATACTGTTCCGATTctaataccttttttttttttttgggcaagaTAATACCTTTGACGTTTGGTTAAAGGGGTCTGCGCCTCCCAAAGCAAAGCCTGCCAGTGATGAAAACTCATCATTGGAAGCCAGCTGTGTAGCACACAACTGGATTCTCTTCCCAGATAAAGCCTCTGCCTTCTGCTCCTTTTGGCTGCATCTCAAAGGTAGGCCCCCACCTTACCTTCCCCTCCTGTGGTCCCCACCTCGATACCTCAATTTTGGAATCCACAATCATTACTCCTCTAAATCACAACTCCCGCCGGGCCAATCAACGAGAGCTGTAGCCTAATAAGAGTAGGCCCGGCCGCACcggaatttttattttttggtattttattttaaaaaaaatttcatttctgACGTGGACAAATGACAAAGAAAGCCGCCACGAGGCGCGAACCAACTCTATCTGAAGGCCTGAGCATGACGTCAGCGTACTCGGAGGTTTCCCGAAAGCGTGTCTGTGACACTGGATACAGCTAGCTCATGCTGTCGCCATTCTAGAGGGTTTTCCACGTTTGTACTCCTGTGGTCCCCACATAGTGAGATGGTGACACTTGTCAAGGGCTATTATTCCTTCGAGCTggtttgtttatttattattcCTTCGTGTCGGCCCAAGTTGTGTCCCGCCTTCAGCCCAACCCGGGGTACTCACATGCCATGGCCCAATTAAATTATTGAATTCCTTAATTATAATTAGGGTATGACGTATAAGATTACTCTTATCAATTtatttatactattattaaggaAACCCACTTTGTTAGAAAAAGTGGACGTGAAAACGAGACCCCTTaccatatattatttttaaataatttttaatatttgaagggtattatagtaaataataaaatattgattaacaattaaaataaaaaaatatgttcCCTCTAACCCATTTTGTACGTGGATAACTTCCCACTACCCTATTATGTAGATAACTTCCCACTGCCCTCCATATTTCTCTAACTTCAATAATTATCAAGACATaaatattacaaaaagaaaattttaaacaaaaaatCTGTTTTACATATGCATAGCATTTGTGGGCAAAGACTAGTTATTAATTTAAGtcacttaattttttttccttataaagcgactaaaatataaaaaatatcaATATTTATAAAAATACTCTTctatatttaatttttattatttacaaaaatgtcATTGTATCAAAACATCTATTGATGTCAACAGGTAGATGTTATAGAGAGAGGTGGTGCTACTATATGTCTATATGTAGACTTATTTATGGTCATATACAAGCAGCTAGCCAATTAGCAACGGGTACTATGCACAATAGCATCCAAGATCTTCACATTTTGAAATATTTTGGGGCCCATTGCAGGTTCGTGCACCAAAAGTGATAGAGGT encodes the following:
- the LOC133743982 gene encoding probable aspartyl protease At4g16563, with protein sequence MASPTPLFLVLCFTYFSVSFSQTLFLPLTHSLSQTQFNTTHHLLKATATRSATRFHRHQHHRKTNQVSLPLAPGSDYTLSFTLGSTPPQPISLYMDTGSDLVWFPCSPFECILCEGKPNSSFPPPKIPKNAAVSCDSHSCSAAHSALSSRSLCAIANCPLESIELSECSSFKCPPFYYAYGDGSLISKLFRYSLSIPVSTPSLILPNFTFGCSHSALGEPIGVAGFGRGLLSLPAQLAKSSPQLGNQFSYCLVSHSFDQDRVRKPSPLILGRYDQKSVYGADEYIYTSMLYNPKHPYFYCVGLAGISVGKRVVPAPEFLKRVDEKGNGGVVVDSGTTFTMLPQRFYNSLVAEFDRRVGRVHKRATKVEDGTGLGPCYYYDAVVEVPAVTLHFVGNKSSVVLPRKNYFYEFTDGGDGVGRKRKVGCWMLMNGGDEKDSGGGPGAIFGNYQQQGFEVVYDLEKHRVGFAKRQCSLLWDNLNQR